From Nocardia sp. XZ_19_385, the proteins below share one genomic window:
- a CDS encoding ATP-binding protein — translation MSVPQAVLLAVLAAVVGLAVGGLLIPYVNARQAARRQAESGLTMSQVLDLIVLASESGIAVVDEYRDVVLVNPRAEELGLVRNRLLDERAWAAVEKVLVTSEDAEFDLTAKHPIPGRSRIAVRGVARPLSPEETSFTVLFADDDSEQARMEATRRDFVANVSHELKTPVGAMSLLAEALLESVDDPEAVRHFGERVLGESRRLGKMVTELIALSRLQGAEKLPELEVVDVDTVVMQAVDRSRTAAEAAGITVSTDRPSGLEVLGDETLLVTALSNLVENAINYSPRGSHVSVSRSLRGEHVAMAVTDRGIGIAKEDQERVFERFFRSDKARSRATGGTGLGLAIVKHVAANHNGEITLWSKLGTGSTFTLRIPAHLETDGDEEPEVSTREISPRPTGPSRPNGVEARR, via the coding sequence GTGAGTGTTCCGCAGGCCGTGTTGCTGGCAGTCCTCGCGGCTGTCGTAGGCCTGGCAGTCGGCGGGCTACTGATTCCGTACGTGAATGCCCGCCAGGCCGCGCGACGCCAAGCCGAGTCCGGCCTGACCATGTCGCAGGTGCTCGACCTGATCGTGCTGGCCTCGGAGAGCGGTATCGCCGTCGTGGACGAATACCGCGACGTGGTCCTGGTGAATCCGCGCGCCGAGGAATTGGGCCTGGTCCGCAATCGACTACTCGACGAGCGTGCCTGGGCAGCCGTGGAGAAGGTCCTGGTTACCAGCGAGGACGCCGAATTCGACCTGACCGCCAAGCACCCGATTCCCGGCCGCAGCCGGATCGCGGTGCGCGGTGTGGCCCGCCCGCTCTCGCCCGAGGAGACCAGCTTCACGGTCCTGTTCGCCGACGACGATTCCGAGCAGGCGCGCATGGAAGCCACCCGCCGCGACTTCGTAGCGAACGTCAGTCACGAGCTCAAAACCCCCGTCGGCGCGATGAGCCTGCTGGCCGAGGCCCTGCTGGAATCCGTCGACGATCCGGAGGCCGTGCGCCACTTCGGTGAACGCGTGCTGGGTGAATCCCGCCGCCTCGGCAAGATGGTGACCGAGCTGATCGCGCTGTCCCGCCTGCAGGGCGCGGAGAAGCTGCCCGAACTCGAGGTGGTCGACGTCGACACCGTGGTGATGCAGGCGGTCGACCGCTCGCGCACCGCCGCGGAAGCCGCCGGCATCACCGTCAGCACCGACCGGCCCAGCGGGCTGGAAGTGCTCGGCGACGAGACCCTGCTGGTCACCGCCCTGTCCAACCTGGTCGAGAACGCGATCAACTACTCGCCGCGCGGCTCGCACGTCTCGGTGAGCCGGTCGCTGCGCGGCGAGCATGTCGCCATGGCGGTCACCGACCGCGGTATCGGCATCGCCAAGGAAGACCAGGAGAGAGTGTTCGAACGATTCTTCCGTTCGGACAAGGCGCGCTCGCGCGCCACCGGCGGTACCGGGCTCGGGCTGGCTATCGTCAAGCACGTGGCCGCCAACCACAACGGTGAGATCACCCTGTGGAGCAAGCTGGGCACCGGTTCGACGTTCACCTTGCGTATCCCCGCTCACCTCGAAACCGACGGCGACGAAGAGCCCGAGGTGAGCACGAGAGAAATCAGCCCGCGTCCTACGGGACCGAGCAGACCCAATGGTGTGGAGGCACGCAGATGA
- a CDS encoding response regulator transcription factor: MTSVLIVEDEESLADPLAFLLRKEGFEVTVVGDGPSALAEFDRSGADIVLLDLMLPGMSGTDVCKQLRTRSGVPVIMVTARDSEIDKVVGLELGADDYVTKPYSARELIARIRAVLRRGAGDELDSGSETGVLEAGPVRMDVDRHTVLVNGKPVTLPLKEFDLLEYLLRNSGRVLTRGQLIDRVWGADYVGDTKTLDVHVKRLRSKIEADPAKPEHLVTVRGLGYKLEA, from the coding sequence ATGACGAGTGTTCTGATCGTCGAGGATGAGGAATCGCTGGCCGATCCGCTCGCATTCCTGCTGCGCAAGGAAGGCTTCGAGGTGACCGTGGTCGGCGACGGGCCGTCCGCGCTCGCCGAATTCGACCGCTCCGGCGCCGATATCGTGCTGCTCGACCTGATGCTGCCCGGCATGAGCGGCACCGACGTGTGCAAGCAGCTGCGCACCCGCAGCGGCGTGCCGGTCATCATGGTGACCGCCCGCGACAGCGAGATCGACAAGGTCGTCGGCCTGGAACTGGGTGCCGACGACTACGTCACCAAGCCGTACTCGGCGCGTGAGCTGATCGCCCGCATCCGCGCGGTGCTGCGCCGCGGCGCGGGCGACGAGCTCGACAGCGGCAGCGAGACCGGCGTGCTGGAGGCGGGCCCGGTCCGGATGGACGTGGATCGGCACACGGTGCTGGTCAACGGGAAGCCGGTCACCTTGCCGCTCAAGGAGTTCGACCTGCTCGAATACCTGCTGCGCAACTCCGGCCGGGTGCTGACCCGCGGCCAGCTGATCGACCGCGTCTGGGGCGCCGATTACGTCGGCGACACCAAGACGCTGGACGTGCACGTCAAGCGGCTGCGGTCGAAGATCGAAGCGGATCCGGCCAAGCCGGAACACTTGGTCACCGTCCGCGGGCTGGGATACAAGCTCGAGGCATAA